From Rhodamnia argentea isolate NSW1041297 chromosome 10, ASM2092103v1, whole genome shotgun sequence, a single genomic window includes:
- the LOC115735085 gene encoding probable protein phosphatase 2C 60 isoform X1, translating to MVSLCWGQPFGGQESREYREVGRRFDGLMWSKSLGSHAHGEFSMAVVQANNLLEDQSQLESGQLSFTDSGPFGTFVGICDGHGGSEASWFIRDNLFCNIKIISHAELVSKHQEVSANVIKKAFLATEEGFLSMVKKNWHNKPHIASAGSCCLVGVISNGTLIVGNAGDSRAILGRAVKNSKRITPLQLSEEHNVNFESVREEVRSLHPHDQQIVMLKHKVWRVKGLIQVSRSIGDAYLKRTEFNREPLPCKFRLPEPFLKPILSSEPSVSVHRLQPEDHFLIFASDGLWEHLSNQGAIDIVKNYPRKGIARRLIEAALKEAAKKREIRYSDMKRIESGVRRHFHDNISVAVLFLDPQLASTKSSLQRPVSIKGEGWASAPYC from the exons ATGGTCAGCTTGTGTTGGGGACAGCCTTTCGGAGGACAAGAAAGCCGTGAGTACAGGGAAGTTGGAAGGAGATTCGACGGGTTGATGTGGAGCAAAAGCTTAGGGAGTCATGCTCACGGAGAATTCTCCATGGCGGTTGTTCAGGCCAACAATTTGTTGGAGGATCAGAGCCAGCTCGAATCGGGACAGCTGAGTTTCACCGATTCCGGGCCCTTCGGGACGTTTGTTGGCATCTGTGATGGCCATGGTGGGTCCGAGGCTTCATGGTTCATCCGCGACAATCTGTTCTGCAACATCAAGA TTATTTCTCATGCAGAATTGGTGTCCAAGCATCAAGAGGTCAGTGCAAATGTCATTAAGAAGGCATTCTTGGCGACCGAAGAGGGTTTTCTCTCTATGGTAAAGAAAAATTGGCATAACAAACCACATATTGCGTCTGCCGGATCTTGTTGTCTGGTTGGCGTCATAAGCAACGGGACACTAATTGTTGGAAATGCTGGGGATTCCCGGGCTATACTAGGGAGAGCAGTGAAGAATTCGAAAAGAATAACACCGCTCCAATTATCAGAAGAGCATAATGTGAATTTTGAATCCGTGAGAGAGGAAGTCCGATCCCTACATCCCCACGATCAACAGATTGTGATGCTCAAACATAAAGTTTGGCGTGTTAAGGGACTCATACAG GTCTCAAGATCTATTGGAGATGCATACCTGAAAAGGACAGAGTTCAATAGAGAGCCTTTGCCTTGCAAGTTCAGGCTGCCTGAGCCATTTCTCAAGCCAATCTTGAGTTCAGAGCCATCGGTATCGGTACACCGACTCCAGCCTGAAGACCACTTCCTCATTTTCGCATCAGATGGTCTTTGGGAGCATTTGAGCAATCAAGGTGCCATCGACATTGTCAAGAACTACCCTCGCAAG GGAATTGCAAGGAGGCTGATTGAAGCGGCACTGAAAGAAGCagcgaagaagagagaaataaGGTACTCGGACATGAAAAGGATCGAGAGCGGAGTGAGGAGGCACTTCCACGACAACATAAGCGTCGCCGTCCTGTTTCTCGATCCGCAGTTAGCCAGTACTAAGAGCTCATTACAACGGCCTGTGTCAATAAAAGGAGAAGGATGGGCCTCTGCTCCCTACTGCTGA
- the LOC115735085 gene encoding probable protein phosphatase 2C 60 isoform X2, producing MVSLCWGQPFGGQESREYREVGRRFDGLMWSKSLGSHAHGEFSMAVVQANNLLEDQSQLESGQLSFTDSGPFGTFVGICDGHGGSEASWFIRDNLFCNIKKLVSKHQEVSANVIKKAFLATEEGFLSMVKKNWHNKPHIASAGSCCLVGVISNGTLIVGNAGDSRAILGRAVKNSKRITPLQLSEEHNVNFESVREEVRSLHPHDQQIVMLKHKVWRVKGLIQVSRSIGDAYLKRTEFNREPLPCKFRLPEPFLKPILSSEPSVSVHRLQPEDHFLIFASDGLWEHLSNQGAIDIVKNYPRKGIARRLIEAALKEAAKKREIRYSDMKRIESGVRRHFHDNISVAVLFLDPQLASTKSSLQRPVSIKGEGWASAPYC from the exons ATGGTCAGCTTGTGTTGGGGACAGCCTTTCGGAGGACAAGAAAGCCGTGAGTACAGGGAAGTTGGAAGGAGATTCGACGGGTTGATGTGGAGCAAAAGCTTAGGGAGTCATGCTCACGGAGAATTCTCCATGGCGGTTGTTCAGGCCAACAATTTGTTGGAGGATCAGAGCCAGCTCGAATCGGGACAGCTGAGTTTCACCGATTCCGGGCCCTTCGGGACGTTTGTTGGCATCTGTGATGGCCATGGTGGGTCCGAGGCTTCATGGTTCATCCGCGACAATCTGTTCTGCAACATCAAGA AATTGGTGTCCAAGCATCAAGAGGTCAGTGCAAATGTCATTAAGAAGGCATTCTTGGCGACCGAAGAGGGTTTTCTCTCTATGGTAAAGAAAAATTGGCATAACAAACCACATATTGCGTCTGCCGGATCTTGTTGTCTGGTTGGCGTCATAAGCAACGGGACACTAATTGTTGGAAATGCTGGGGATTCCCGGGCTATACTAGGGAGAGCAGTGAAGAATTCGAAAAGAATAACACCGCTCCAATTATCAGAAGAGCATAATGTGAATTTTGAATCCGTGAGAGAGGAAGTCCGATCCCTACATCCCCACGATCAACAGATTGTGATGCTCAAACATAAAGTTTGGCGTGTTAAGGGACTCATACAG GTCTCAAGATCTATTGGAGATGCATACCTGAAAAGGACAGAGTTCAATAGAGAGCCTTTGCCTTGCAAGTTCAGGCTGCCTGAGCCATTTCTCAAGCCAATCTTGAGTTCAGAGCCATCGGTATCGGTACACCGACTCCAGCCTGAAGACCACTTCCTCATTTTCGCATCAGATGGTCTTTGGGAGCATTTGAGCAATCAAGGTGCCATCGACATTGTCAAGAACTACCCTCGCAAG GGAATTGCAAGGAGGCTGATTGAAGCGGCACTGAAAGAAGCagcgaagaagagagaaataaGGTACTCGGACATGAAAAGGATCGAGAGCGGAGTGAGGAGGCACTTCCACGACAACATAAGCGTCGCCGTCCTGTTTCTCGATCCGCAGTTAGCCAGTACTAAGAGCTCATTACAACGGCCTGTGTCAATAAAAGGAGAAGGATGGGCCTCTGCTCCCTACTGCTGA
- the LOC115735086 gene encoding protein MODIFIER OF SNC1 11-like — MASKTIINLNEKIPQEEEVDNPVETLDSADPPPNAQSDQPANGADLPPSSGPGAVVDGPAKEEEDGEVKVAVDPVDSQAGKSSEPADDVQKKIRRAERFGVQVQLSEQEKRNSRAERFGTGSGHIKSEEPTKSEELKRKARAERFGVLVTPADADEEAKKKARLARFTSGSKVDPEEEEKRKARAIRFSNPPLGSLSQVNGKEAIAGKASEGS, encoded by the exons ATGGCGAGCAAGACCATTATAAACCTGAACGAGAAGATCCCCCAAGAAGAAGAGGTGGACAACCCCGTCGAAACCCTAGATTCTGCTGACCCGCCACCGAACGCCCAATCTGACCAGCCGGCCAACGGTGCCGATCTTCCTCCGTCGTCCGGCCCTGGTGCCGTCGTGGATGGGCCcgccaaggaggaggaggacggtgAAGTGAAGGTTGCCGTCGATCCCGTGGATTCCCAGGCGGGGAAGAGTAGCGAGCCGGCCGACGATGTCCAGAAGAAGATCCGCCGAGCGGAGAGGTTCGGTGTGCAGGTGCAGCTCTCCGAGCAAGAGAAGCGTAACTCTCGTGCTGAAAG GTTTGGCACTGGATCTGGTCATATCAAATCTGAAGAACCGACTAAGTCAGAGGAGTTAAAGAGAAAGGCTAGGGCAGAGAG GTTTGGTGTGCTTGTAACACCTGCTGATGCTGATGAGGAGGCCAAAAAGAAAGCCCGGCTTGCCAGGTTCACATCAGGCTCGAAAGTTGATCccgaggaggaagaaaaaaggaaagcaagGGCGATCAG GTTTTCAAATCCTCCATTGGGGTCCCTGTCACAGGTGAATGGCAAGGAAGCGATTGCCGGCAAGGCCAGCGAGGGGTCTTGA